A section of the Triticum dicoccoides isolate Atlit2015 ecotype Zavitan chromosome 7A, WEW_v2.0, whole genome shotgun sequence genome encodes:
- the LOC119330802 gene encoding uncharacterized protein LOC119330802, whose translation MAGFATSRPASLALCGFLIFLNVFAFLLAVGAEQRRSTGKVVPDEYDERSYCLYDTDASTVYGVCAFFVLLLAQLLVTGVTRCLCFGPALSSRGCAVAAFAVSWLTFLVAEACLVGGSAKNAYHTKYLGYYTKHDLVSCAALRKGVFAAAAAMMLINLVASLVYYWSYSKAADGGFIKHQNEAGVGMTDYGLDRGGGPGL comes from the exons ATGGCCGGGTTCGCCACCTCGCGGCCGGCCTCCCTCGCGCTGTGCGGCTTCCTCATCTTCctcaacgtcttcgccttcctcctcgccgtcGGCGCCGAGCAGCGACGCAGCACC GGCAAGGTGGTGCCGGACGAGTACGACGAGCGCTCCTACTGCCTCTACGACACGGACGCCTCCACCGTCTACGGCGTCTGCGCCTTCTTCGTGCTCCTCCTGGCGCAGCTGCTGGTCACCGGCGTCACCCGCTGCCTCTGCTTCGGCCCGGCCCTCTCCTCCCGCGGATGCGCCGTCGCCGCCTTCGCCGTCTCCTG GCTGACGTTCCTCGTCGCGGAGGCCTGCCTCGTCGGAGGATCAGCGAAGAACGCGTACCACACCAAGTACCTCGGCTACTACACAAAGCACGACCTGGTCAGCTGCGCCGCGCTCCGCAAGGGGGTGTTTGCGGCGGCCGCCGCCATGATGCTCATCAACCTTGTGGCCTCCCTGGTGTACTACTGGAGCTACTCGAAGGCGGCGGACGGCGGGTTCATCAAGCACCAGAACGAGGCTGGCGTGGGCATGACTGACTACGGCCTCGACAGGGGCGGTGGCCCTGGCCTCTGA